The Halopseudomonas sabulinigri genome window below encodes:
- a CDS encoding PHP domain-containing protein yields the protein MLADLHMHSTASDGALDPAELMRRASAAGVELIALTDHDCVDGLPAAADTARGLGMRWVSGVEMSAQWHGHTLHILGYGFDPQQGAMVQALADVRDGRWRRAEQISKRLEGKRMPGAYAGAVAAQQAAGGDVDQPPGRPHFADWMVSAGYVADRGEAFRKWLGAGKLGDIKQHWPTLPEVVQQIRSAGGMAVLAHPWHYGLTRSKLRALLREFASAGGRGIEVANGKQPVDQVAYLGKLSVEFGFLASCGSDFHTPESPWTGLGVMTALPPDCQPVWEDRLFTS from the coding sequence TTGTTAGCCGATCTGCACATGCACAGTACCGCCTCCGATGGCGCGCTGGACCCCGCTGAGTTGATGCGTCGAGCCAGCGCCGCCGGCGTCGAGTTGATTGCGCTGACCGATCATGACTGCGTCGACGGTCTGCCAGCGGCAGCGGACACAGCCCGCGGCCTGGGTATGCGCTGGGTCAGCGGGGTGGAGATGTCGGCACAGTGGCACGGTCACACACTGCACATCCTCGGCTATGGGTTTGATCCGCAACAGGGTGCCATGGTGCAGGCGCTGGCAGATGTGCGAGACGGGCGCTGGCGGCGCGCCGAGCAGATCAGCAAACGCCTGGAAGGCAAGCGCATGCCCGGCGCCTATGCAGGCGCCGTGGCTGCACAGCAGGCGGCTGGCGGCGACGTCGATCAGCCGCCAGGGCGGCCGCACTTTGCTGATTGGATGGTCAGTGCCGGGTACGTTGCCGATCGCGGCGAGGCGTTTCGTAAATGGCTGGGGGCGGGCAAGCTCGGAGATATAAAGCAGCATTGGCCAACCCTGCCGGAGGTGGTGCAACAGATCCGCAGCGCCGGTGGCATGGCGGTGCTGGCGCACCCCTGGCACTACGGACTGACCCGCAGCAAGCTGCGCGCGCTACTGCGCGAGTTCGCCTCCGCTGGCGGGCGCGGCATTGAAGTAGCCAATGGCAAGCAACCGGTGGACCAGGTGGCCTATCTGGGCAAGTTATCTGTCGAGTTCGGTTTTCTGGCCAGCTGCGGCAGCGATTTTCATACCCCGGAGTCGCCCTGGACCGGGCTAGGCGTAATGACCGCCTTGCCACCCGATTGTCAGCCTGTCTGGGAGGATCGGCTGTTCACCAGCTAG
- a CDS encoding tryptophan--tRNA ligase, whose product MRPTGRLHLGHYHGVLKNWVKLQHEFECFFFAADWHALTTHYENPQDIEQSVWDMLIDWLAAGVSGSSSTLFIQSQVPEHAELHLLLSMMTPVSWLERVPTYKDQQEKLKDKDLATYGFLGYPLLQSADILIYRAGQVPVGADQVAHVEITREVARRFNHLYGKEPGFEEKAESAVHKMGKKAAKLYNNLRKAYQEQGDADALETARALLKEQQNITLGDKERLFGYLEGGGKVILPEPQALLTPDSKMPGLDGQKMSKSYGNTITLRDTTDEVSEKVRRMPTDPARVRRTDPGNPDKCPVYQLHQVYTDQATHDWVQEGCRSAGIGCIDCKKPIIDAISAELAPMQLRAREYEANPDAVRLILNEGTERAREAARETLIEVRQAMGLQYRQ is encoded by the coding sequence ATGCGCCCCACCGGGCGTCTGCATCTGGGCCATTATCACGGCGTGCTGAAAAATTGGGTCAAGTTGCAGCACGAGTTCGAATGCTTCTTCTTCGCCGCCGACTGGCACGCGCTGACCACCCACTACGAGAATCCGCAGGATATCGAGCAGAGCGTCTGGGACATGCTGATCGACTGGCTGGCCGCCGGCGTCAGTGGCAGCTCTTCCACCCTGTTCATCCAGTCGCAGGTGCCGGAGCACGCCGAGTTGCACCTGCTGCTGTCGATGATGACCCCGGTCAGCTGGCTGGAGCGCGTGCCGACCTACAAGGATCAGCAGGAAAAGCTCAAGGACAAAGACCTCGCTACCTACGGGTTTCTGGGTTACCCGCTGCTGCAAAGTGCCGATATCCTGATCTACCGCGCCGGTCAGGTGCCGGTGGGGGCCGACCAGGTGGCGCACGTCGAAATCACCCGTGAAGTGGCTCGCCGCTTCAATCATCTTTACGGCAAAGAGCCGGGCTTTGAAGAAAAGGCCGAGTCCGCCGTCCACAAGATGGGCAAGAAGGCCGCCAAGCTCTACAACAACCTGCGCAAGGCGTATCAGGAACAGGGCGATGCCGATGCCCTGGAAACCGCCCGGGCGCTATTGAAAGAGCAACAGAACATTACGCTGGGCGACAAGGAACGGCTGTTCGGTTATCTGGAAGGCGGCGGCAAGGTTATCCTGCCCGAGCCCCAGGCGTTGCTCACGCCAGACTCCAAGATGCCGGGCCTGGACGGGCAGAAGATGTCCAAGTCCTATGGCAATACCATTACCCTGCGCGACACCACCGACGAGGTGTCGGAGAAAGTTCGCCGCATGCCGACCGATCCGGCCCGCGTGCGGCGCACCGATCCCGGCAACCCGGATAAGTGCCCGGTGTACCAGCTGCACCAGGTGTATACCGACCAGGCCACCCACGATTGGGTGCAGGAAGGCTGCCGCAGCGCTGGCATTGGTTGTATCGACTGCAAGAAGCCGATCATCGATGCCATCAGCGCAGAGCTGGCGCCCATGCAGCTGCGGGCCCGCGAATACGAAGCCAACCCCGACGCTGTCCGGCTGATTCTCAACGAGGGTACCGAGCGTGCCCGCGAAGCTGCCCGCGAGACGCTGATCGAAGTGCGTCAGGCCATGGGCCTGCAGTACCGGCAGTGA
- a CDS encoding YciI family protein, protein MFYAIMATDNADSLSKRLAARPDHLARLQTLQDAGRLLLAGPHPAIDAADPGSAGFSGSLVVAEFASLEQAQAWADADPYVAAGVYQQVTVKPLKRVFPA, encoded by the coding sequence ATGTTCTATGCCATCATGGCTACCGATAACGCCGACAGCCTGAGCAAGCGCCTGGCCGCCCGCCCCGATCACCTGGCCCGGTTGCAGACCCTGCAGGACGCCGGCCGTCTGCTGCTGGCGGGGCCACACCCGGCCATCGATGCGGCCGATCCGGGCAGCGCGGGCTTTAGCGGCAGCCTGGTTGTCGCCGAGTTTGCCTCGCTGGAACAGGCGCAGGCTTGGGCTGACGCCGATCCCTACGTGGCTGCCGGCGTCTATCAGCAAGTCACGGTAAAACCTTTAAAGCGCGTATTTCCGGCCTAA
- a CDS encoding HD domain-containing protein produces MGEQRAQFRAMQEGTAEDWGIIADHYRPFAKELPDRIIAHLMLLDGDFGGFPIDRLQHSLQTATRAHRDGRDEEYVVCALLHDIGDTLGSYNHPDVAAAILKPFVSEENLWMVEKHGIFQGYYFFHHLGMDRHLRDQFKDHPLYAHTAEFCAKYDAPAFDADYDTEPLAFFEPMLRNVFARPRNSVYKTE; encoded by the coding sequence ATGGGTGAGCAACGTGCACAGTTTCGCGCCATGCAGGAAGGTACCGCCGAGGATTGGGGCATCATCGCCGACCACTACCGGCCCTTCGCCAAGGAACTGCCCGATCGCATCATCGCCCACCTGATGCTGCTCGATGGTGACTTTGGCGGCTTTCCTATCGACCGCCTGCAACATTCGCTGCAAACCGCGACCCGCGCCCACCGCGATGGCCGCGATGAAGAGTACGTGGTTTGCGCCCTGCTGCATGATATTGGTGATACTCTTGGCAGCTACAACCACCCCGACGTAGCCGCTGCCATTCTCAAACCCTTTGTCAGCGAAGAGAACCTGTGGATGGTCGAAAAACACGGCATCTTCCAAGGCTATTATTTCTTCCACCACTTGGGCATGGATCGCCACCTGCGGGACCAATTCAAGGACCACCCGCTGTACGCCCACACGGCCGAGTTCTGCGCCAAGTACGACGCGCCTGCGTTTGACGCCGACTACGACACCGAACCCCTGGCATTTTTTGAACCCATGCTGCGTAACGTATTCGCCAGACCACGCAACTCGGTATACAAAACCGAGTAA
- a CDS encoding DUF962 domain-containing protein, with the protein MPNASPETAVPRFNSFAEFYPYYLSEHRDDSCRRLHYIGSSLVILIIAFALLNQAWWWLLAVPLAGYGFAWVGHFFFEHNKPATFTYPLYSLLGDWVMLRDALTGRIRF; encoded by the coding sequence ATGCCGAACGCCTCCCCAGAGACTGCCGTGCCCCGCTTCAACAGCTTCGCCGAATTCTATCCCTACTACCTGAGCGAGCATCGCGACGACAGCTGCCGCCGCCTGCATTACATCGGCAGCTCATTGGTCATACTGATCATCGCCTTTGCCCTGCTCAACCAGGCCTGGTGGTGGCTACTCGCTGTGCCGCTGGCCGGCTACGGCTTTGCCTGGGTAGGCCACTTCTTTTTCGAGCACAACAAACCGGCCACTTTTACCTATCCACTCTACAGCCTGCTCGGCGACTGGGTGATGCTGCGCGATGCACTGACCGGCCGTATCCGCTTCTAA
- a CDS encoding Spy/CpxP family protein refolding chaperone produces MKKILIATTLLIATTLSGALLAEGGPADRHERGMERMAKELSLTTEQQEQLRQIHEEEGAKLQALREEGKARMDAVLTAEQREKAESLREERRERMNERRERRDGPPCEKK; encoded by the coding sequence ATGAAAAAGATCCTGATCGCTACCACCCTGCTCATCGCCACCACCCTGTCTGGTGCCCTGTTGGCCGAAGGTGGCCCGGCTGATCGCCACGAGCGCGGCATGGAACGTATGGCCAAAGAGCTGTCGCTGACGACCGAGCAGCAAGAACAGCTGCGCCAGATTCACGAAGAGGAAGGCGCCAAACTGCAAGCACTGCGTGAAGAAGGCAAGGCCCGCATGGACGCCGTATTGACCGCCGAGCAGCGCGAGAAGGCCGAGAGCCTGCGTGAAGAGCGCCGCGAGCGCATGAACGAACGCCGCGAGCGCCGTGACGGCCCGCCCTGCGAAAAGAAATAA
- a CDS encoding response regulator transcription factor, producing MAELMPHPVLIIDDDQELCELLGDWLAVEGFSLTAAHDGPSGLQAATGGDFAAIILDVMLPGMNGLEILRQLRQSCQTPLLMLSARGEPVDRILGLELGADDYLAKPCDPRELVARLRALLRRSQPASSDSNQLQAGNLRLDGDSLLAWRDDQPLQLTQSEALILRTLMEQAGQLVDRQTLSQIALGKSLGSYDRSLDMHISNLRRKLGPHPEGHPRIQSIRGRGYLFSP from the coding sequence ATGGCTGAACTGATGCCGCATCCGGTGCTGATCATCGACGATGATCAGGAACTCTGCGAACTGCTGGGCGACTGGTTGGCGGTAGAAGGCTTCAGCCTGACCGCCGCCCACGACGGCCCCAGTGGACTGCAGGCCGCCACTGGCGGTGACTTCGCCGCCATCATCCTCGACGTCATGCTGCCGGGTATGAACGGGCTGGAAATCCTCCGACAGCTGCGCCAGAGCTGCCAGACGCCGCTGTTGATGCTCAGCGCCCGCGGTGAACCCGTCGATCGTATTCTGGGGCTGGAATTGGGGGCGGATGATTATCTTGCCAAACCCTGCGACCCGCGCGAACTGGTCGCGCGCCTGCGCGCCCTGCTGCGCCGCAGCCAGCCTGCCAGCTCCGACAGCAACCAGCTGCAAGCCGGCAATTTGCGGCTGGATGGCGATAGCCTGCTCGCCTGGCGCGACGACCAGCCACTGCAACTGACGCAAAGCGAAGCCCTGATTCTGCGTACCTTGATGGAGCAAGCCGGGCAACTGGTCGATCGCCAGACCCTCTCACAGATTGCACTGGGCAAATCCCTCGGCAGCTACGATCGCAGCCTGGATATGCACATCAGCAATCTGCGGCGCAAACTCGGCCCCCACCCCGAGGGCCATCCACGCATTCAATCGATTCGTGGCCGGGGCTATCTGTTCAGCCCCTGA
- a CDS encoding UDP-2,3-diacylglucosamine diphosphatase: protein MNTAVSLPVEKKQRVKTLWISDLHLGTRGCQADKLASFLKSYDCDHLYLVGDIIDGWRLRKGIYWPQAHTNVVRRVLTMSKRGTRVTYVTGNHDEFLRRYSTLQLGNIELVDEAVHTTVDGRKLLVIHGDQFDVITRCHRWLAFLGDHAYEFSLVLNRWYNHWRSRFGYGYWSLSAYLKQRVKKAVNFISDFEDGIAHECVKRGYDGVVCGHIHHAEIRDVKGIEYHNCGDWVESCTALIEHQDGRIELYRWNDAMVPDIAAEAAAMKGQTAAG, encoded by the coding sequence ATGAACACAGCAGTGTCGTTGCCAGTGGAAAAAAAACAACGGGTCAAAACCCTGTGGATTTCAGACCTGCATCTCGGGACGCGGGGCTGCCAGGCCGATAAACTCGCCAGCTTTCTCAAATCCTACGATTGCGATCACCTGTACCTGGTCGGCGACATCATCGACGGCTGGCGCTTGCGCAAGGGTATTTATTGGCCCCAGGCGCATACCAACGTGGTGCGCCGGGTGCTCACCATGAGCAAACGCGGCACCCGCGTGACTTACGTCACCGGGAACCATGACGAGTTTCTGCGGCGCTACTCGACGTTGCAATTGGGTAATATCGAGCTGGTCGACGAGGCGGTGCATACCACCGTTGATGGGCGTAAATTGCTGGTTATTCACGGTGATCAGTTTGACGTGATCACCCGTTGCCACCGTTGGCTGGCGTTTCTGGGTGACCATGCCTACGAATTCAGTCTGGTGCTTAATCGCTGGTACAACCACTGGCGCAGCCGTTTCGGCTATGGCTACTGGTCGTTGTCGGCCTACCTCAAGCAGCGGGTGAAGAAAGCGGTCAACTTCATCAGCGATTTTGAGGACGGGATCGCCCACGAGTGCGTCAAGCGTGGTTACGACGGTGTGGTGTGCGGGCATATCCATCACGCCGAGATCCGTGATGTGAAGGGTATCGAGTATCACAATTGCGGCGACTGGGTAGAGTCATGTACGGCACTGATCGAGCATCAGGATGGTCGTATCGAGCTCTATCGCTGGAACGACGCTATGGTGCCGGACATCGCGGCTGAGGCGGCGGCCATGAAGGGCCAGACGGCGGCAGGCTAA
- a CDS encoding L-threonylcarbamoyladenylate synthase, giving the protein MSQFFQLHPANPQARLVRQAADIILQGGVVAYPTDSAYALGCRLGNKDGLERIRRLRQLDDKHNFTLVCRDLSELALYAKVDNSMFRLLKANTPGAYTFILNATTEVPRLMLHPKRRTVGLRIPDHQITLDLLEALGEPLMSVTLMLPSDNLPLTDPERIRELLGKQLDLIIDGGACTVEPTTVISLLNGEVEVMRQGLGDPEPFGVSRRELHEG; this is encoded by the coding sequence ATGAGTCAGTTTTTTCAACTACATCCGGCCAACCCCCAGGCGCGTCTGGTGCGCCAGGCGGCCGACATCATCCTGCAGGGCGGCGTGGTGGCCTATCCGACGGACTCGGCCTATGCGCTGGGGTGCCGGTTGGGCAACAAGGACGGGCTGGAGCGTATTCGTCGCCTGCGTCAGCTGGATGACAAGCACAACTTTACCCTGGTGTGCCGCGATCTCTCCGAGCTGGCGCTGTATGCCAAGGTCGACAACAGCATGTTTCGCCTGCTCAAGGCCAACACGCCGGGCGCCTACACCTTCATCCTCAACGCCACGACCGAGGTGCCGCGGCTGATGCTGCACCCCAAGCGCCGTACTGTGGGCCTGCGCATCCCCGATCACCAGATCACCCTGGATCTGCTGGAAGCCTTGGGCGAGCCGCTGATGAGCGTGACCCTGATGCTGCCCAGCGATAATCTGCCGCTGACCGACCCTGAGCGCATCCGCGAGCTGCTCGGCAAACAGCTTGATTTGATCATTGATGGAGGCGCCTGCACCGTTGAGCCGACCACGGTGATCAGCCTGCTGAACGGCGAGGTGGAGGTGATGCGTCAAGGTCTGGGCGATCCTGAGCCTTTTGGTGTCTCGCGCCGCGAGCTGCACGAAGGCTGA
- a CDS encoding adenylate/guanylate cyclase domain-containing protein, protein MTVKSRIKPVRPPLEGYYSRVIAYLCVAVTFAALLVENGHTATVLATILYALAYPQLAQYLPKWLLNHKQIPRRLILLALDAVHTGVFVALLGFNYVPSLIFLLLLGFSCLIAGGPTYLLAGWLLAVAGILLGAAAFTPDVSLHSSVLVTVVSLVSGGLCILITAAFVHRQGRNLEAAQSLISAEQEKTARLAANLSKYLSPQVWESIFSGKRTVKLETRRKKLTVFFSDIRGFTELAEELEAEALTDLLNSYLTEMSRIALQYGGTIDKFIGDCVMVFFGDPKSSGAKQDAEAAVSMAIAMRKHMKVLRQQWRSRGITKPLEIRMGLSTGYCTVGNFGAATRMDYTIIGREVNLASRLESAADAGEILISHETYSLIKDIIMCRDKGQISVKGFARPVQIYQVVGLRRELGIAPTFVEHELSGFSMYLDTNTIRNYDKDEIIKALEQAARRLKDKVIV, encoded by the coding sequence ATGACCGTGAAAAGCCGCATAAAACCCGTCAGACCGCCACTGGAAGGCTACTACTCCAGGGTTATAGCCTACCTGTGTGTGGCGGTTACCTTCGCGGCACTGCTGGTTGAAAATGGCCACACGGCGACGGTGCTGGCAACCATTCTCTACGCACTGGCCTACCCGCAGCTGGCTCAATACCTGCCCAAGTGGCTGTTAAACCACAAACAAATCCCCAGACGCCTGATATTGCTTGCACTGGATGCCGTGCATACCGGCGTTTTTGTCGCCCTGTTGGGCTTCAACTACGTCCCCAGCCTGATTTTCCTGCTTTTGCTGGGGTTCTCCTGTCTGATTGCTGGCGGCCCCACTTATCTGCTCGCTGGCTGGCTACTGGCTGTGGCCGGCATTTTACTCGGCGCGGCCGCCTTTACGCCCGATGTCAGCCTGCATAGTTCAGTATTGGTCACCGTCGTCAGCTTGGTCAGCGGCGGCCTGTGCATTCTCATTACCGCTGCTTTCGTACATCGGCAGGGCCGCAACCTTGAGGCTGCGCAGTCGCTGATCAGCGCCGAGCAGGAAAAAACCGCCAGACTGGCCGCCAACCTTTCAAAATACCTGTCGCCACAGGTCTGGGAGTCGATTTTCTCGGGCAAACGCACCGTCAAGCTGGAAACCCGCCGCAAGAAGCTGACGGTATTTTTCTCCGATATTCGTGGCTTTACCGAGCTGGCCGAGGAACTGGAAGCCGAAGCGCTGACTGATCTACTGAACAGCTACCTGACGGAAATGTCGCGTATAGCGCTGCAATACGGCGGCACCATCGACAAGTTCATCGGCGATTGCGTCATGGTGTTTTTTGGCGACCCCAAAAGCAGCGGCGCCAAGCAGGATGCTGAAGCGGCGGTTTCGATGGCGATCGCCATGCGCAAGCACATGAAGGTACTCCGCCAGCAATGGCGCAGTCGCGGCATCACCAAGCCGCTGGAAATTCGCATGGGGTTGAGCACCGGCTATTGCACCGTGGGTAACTTCGGCGCGGCCACGCGTATGGACTACACCATCATCGGCCGTGAAGTGAACCTGGCCAGCCGGCTGGAAAGTGCGGCTGATGCGGGCGAGATTCTGATCTCCCACGAGACCTACTCGCTGATCAAGGACATCATCATGTGCCGCGACAAGGGGCAGATCAGCGTCAAGGGCTTTGCCCGCCCGGTACAGATCTACCAGGTAGTCGGGCTGCGACGCGAGCTGGGTATCGCTCCCACCTTTGTCGAGCACGAGCTGTCGGGTTTTTCGATGTATCTCGACACCAACACCATTCGCAACTACGACAAGGACGAGATCATCAAAGCCCTGGAGCAGGCTGCGCGCCGGCTGAAAGACAAGGTCATCGTCTGA
- a CDS encoding nitroreductase family protein — MPVDAISALHQRVSVPRLTGPVPTAEQQQAIFQAALRAPDHAYLRPWRFLVMQGEQLEALGELFGQSALADTPDLSADTLARFQGLPLRAPLVIVAISCHQEHPKVPAIEQDLACGAAVSNMLLAAHALGLGAVWRTGALAYHPLIKHGLGLAENEQIIAFLYVGQPAGERKQVPQLNVDDFFQPWPPQA, encoded by the coding sequence ATGCCAGTCGACGCGATCAGCGCTCTGCATCAGCGGGTTTCGGTCCCGCGTCTGACCGGCCCAGTGCCGACGGCGGAGCAGCAGCAGGCCATTTTTCAGGCAGCGCTGCGTGCACCGGATCATGCCTACCTGCGGCCATGGCGTTTTCTGGTCATGCAGGGCGAACAGCTTGAAGCCCTGGGTGAGCTGTTCGGCCAGTCGGCGCTGGCCGACACGCCGGACTTGTCGGCCGATACGCTGGCGCGTTTTCAGGGGCTGCCGCTGCGTGCACCTTTGGTGATAGTCGCCATCAGTTGCCATCAGGAGCATCCCAAAGTACCCGCCATCGAGCAGGATCTGGCCTGTGGCGCAGCCGTCAGCAACATGCTGCTGGCCGCGCATGCTTTGGGGTTGGGCGCGGTATGGCGCACCGGCGCGCTGGCTTACCATCCGCTGATCAAGCATGGGCTGGGTCTGGCCGAAAATGAACAGATCATCGCGTTCCTGTATGTCGGCCAGCCGGCTGGCGAGCGCAAGCAGGTGCCGCAGTTGAACGTCGACGATTTTTTCCAGCCCTGGCCCCCGCAAGCCTGA
- a CDS encoding HAMP domain-containing sensor histidine kinase: MRLFWKVFAVLWLATLLVGGSGFLVSRALQQDWLLLQLNPQLRDFAAQLTSTYEHEGAVAAQDWLEQQRRQHRIRARLFDASATSLLPGTLPRLPRFGPQPPPSARHPEPPPPRGRLLQLSWQTDQQDYLITVHIAEPNLWNAERAPIGLVLNIALGMGLLALLSLLLSRYMTAPLRQLGLAAQSLGHGRFEGARLARINQRRDEIGDLSRQFGLMAEQVQNLLDSQQQLMRDISHELRSPLARLRIGLALGSQPDRAADAALWQRLDRECDRLDRLIDAILTLSRLDSQAEPAQTFALDPLLRRVVEDAQFATPELTINLQGASQLQLSGWPEQLASAIDNLLRNAQRFSPPEGQIRVQVDAAAGHCEISIEDEGPGVAEPWLSKLSEPFVRVPGQPADSGYGLGLTIAARAIARHNGTLRFDCAPQRGLRAIIRLPKGQS, from the coding sequence ATGCGATTGTTCTGGAAAGTCTTTGCCGTACTCTGGCTGGCCACCCTGCTGGTAGGCGGCTCAGGCTTTCTGGTCAGTCGTGCATTGCAACAGGACTGGCTACTGCTGCAACTGAACCCCCAGCTGCGGGACTTTGCTGCGCAGCTGACCAGCACCTACGAACACGAGGGCGCCGTTGCTGCCCAGGACTGGCTTGAACAACAACGGCGCCAGCACCGCATTCGCGCACGGCTATTCGACGCCAGCGCGACCAGCCTGTTACCAGGCACCCTGCCGCGGCTACCGCGTTTCGGTCCGCAGCCTCCTCCCTCGGCACGCCACCCGGAACCACCGCCACCACGAGGGCGCCTGCTGCAGCTCAGCTGGCAGACCGACCAGCAGGACTACTTGATAACCGTGCACATTGCCGAGCCGAACCTGTGGAACGCAGAACGCGCGCCCATCGGCCTGGTGCTCAACATCGCCCTGGGTATGGGCTTGCTGGCCTTGCTCAGCTTGCTGCTTAGCCGCTACATGACCGCGCCGCTCAGGCAACTGGGGCTGGCCGCGCAATCGCTGGGGCATGGACGCTTCGAAGGTGCGCGTTTGGCTCGCATCAACCAGCGACGCGACGAAATCGGCGATCTGTCTCGCCAGTTCGGGCTGATGGCCGAGCAGGTGCAGAACCTGCTGGACAGCCAGCAGCAACTGATGCGCGACATCTCCCACGAGCTGCGCTCGCCGCTGGCCAGACTGCGCATCGGCCTGGCGCTGGGCAGTCAGCCTGACCGGGCAGCTGACGCGGCGCTCTGGCAGCGTCTGGATCGGGAATGCGACCGGCTCGACCGCCTGATTGATGCAATTCTGACGCTCAGCCGCCTGGACAGTCAGGCCGAACCCGCGCAAACCTTCGCTCTCGACCCGCTGCTCAGGCGAGTGGTCGAAGACGCTCAGTTTGCCACGCCGGAACTGACTATCAACCTGCAAGGCGCGAGCCAGCTGCAGCTCAGCGGCTGGCCGGAACAACTGGCCAGCGCCATCGATAATTTATTGCGTAACGCGCAGCGGTTCAGCCCGCCAGAGGGGCAAATCCGCGTGCAAGTGGATGCTGCCGCTGGGCACTGCGAAATCAGCATTGAGGATGAGGGACCTGGCGTTGCCGAACCCTGGCTCAGCAAGCTCAGTGAGCCCTTTGTGCGGGTGCCAGGACAGCCCGCCGACAGCGGCTACGGGCTCGGACTAACCATTGCCGCACGCGCCATTGCCCGCCACAACGGCACCCTGCGCTTCGACTGTGCGCCGCAACGTGGCTTGCGAGCGATCATTCGACTGCCAAAAGGACAGAGCTAA
- a CDS encoding AraC family transcriptional regulator codes for MEHAERTTSAGWARAIAQALEGRGMNAAALFAELGIDPAVIADPDGRIPQDSMTRLWQRAVAVSGNPAIGLSMAQTLRPGHFSVVGYAMMSSRTLLEGFGRVIRYQRILAEAADLALSVEPGCYRITFSIHGDRLPAPPQSHEAAMAYALAFCRWMTAQHIRPLSASFAIAEPADPSPYAELFDCPLSFAAPTYNLQLSREVMEAPLASANDMLAQLHDRFAGDYLARFESDPVTHQARQVLCRLLPQGEPKRQAVANAMKVSTRTLQRRLQEEGISFQQLLEKTRRELALQYLGQPQLTLFEIACMLGFADPSNFFRAFKRWFGLPPGQYREQVLQNAQSGEQQSTAEE; via the coding sequence ATGGAGCACGCTGAAAGGACTACATCTGCTGGCTGGGCCAGGGCCATCGCGCAGGCGCTGGAGGGGCGAGGCATGAATGCCGCTGCCCTCTTTGCGGAGTTGGGTATTGATCCGGCCGTTATCGCCGACCCGGATGGCCGTATTCCACAGGATAGTATGACCCGGCTGTGGCAACGTGCGGTTGCGGTATCGGGTAATCCGGCGATTGGTTTGAGTATGGCGCAAACCCTGCGTCCAGGGCATTTCAGTGTGGTGGGCTACGCGATGATGTCCAGTCGCACGTTGCTGGAGGGGTTTGGCCGGGTGATTCGTTACCAGCGGATTCTCGCTGAGGCGGCGGACCTGGCGCTGAGCGTGGAGCCGGGTTGCTACCGTATTACCTTTTCCATTCATGGTGACCGGCTGCCCGCGCCGCCGCAGAGCCACGAGGCTGCCATGGCCTACGCCCTGGCATTTTGCCGCTGGATGACGGCCCAGCACATTCGCCCGCTGAGCGCCAGTTTTGCTATTGCCGAGCCTGCCGACCCCAGCCCTTACGCCGAGCTGTTCGACTGCCCGCTGAGCTTTGCCGCGCCGACCTACAATCTGCAGTTGTCGCGCGAGGTGATGGAGGCGCCGCTGGCATCGGCCAATGACATGCTGGCACAGTTGCATGACCGCTTTGCCGGCGATTATCTGGCGCGCTTTGAATCCGACCCGGTCACCCATCAGGCGCGGCAGGTGTTGTGCCGCTTGCTGCCGCAGGGCGAGCCCAAGCGCCAAGCGGTGGCCAATGCCATGAAAGTGAGTACCCGCACACTGCAGCGTCGCTTGCAGGAAGAGGGCATCAGCTTTCAGCAACTGCTTGAGAAAACCCGCCGGGAACTGGCGCTACAGTATCTTGGTCAACCGCAACTCACGCTTTTCGAGATTGCCTGCATGCTTGGTTTCGCCGATCCCAGCAACTTTTTCCGTGCTTTCAAGCGCTGGTTTGGCCTGCCCCCGGGACAGTATCGTGAGCAGGTGTTGCAGAACGCGCAGTCGGGCGAGCAACAGAGTACAGCGGAGGAATAA